ACTCAGCCTTTCTCAGGCAACGCTGTATCCTCACGTACGAGCTCTGGAGAAGATATGCATTCAGGTTGCATTGTGGGTAGTTGGGATAGAACCCAGGCCTCGCAATGTTAGGCCATGCTGTTCACTGAGCCTTGGCCTTAGCCCTGGAGCCCTGATTTATAGCTGGTCAGTGGCAGACACGGGTGAAGCTCCCCCAGGCTTGTGAGTGCTGTGCAGAGGATGCAGTCTCGGGGACCAGGCCCCTCATCTGTGGAATCAGTAATGTCTCCGGGTAGATTCTGCCAGAGTTAAGCTGAATAAGAGGAAACACAGCTACTTTTGCTGAAGAAGGACTTGCTGGGTGGATATGGGGAAAGTCCCACAAATCTGATCACAGACGTTACCTGTGTTTATAGCGTAAGGGTTCGCTTCATGCAAGGCTTCTGACTACACCTGGTAACTTTCCCAGCTGCTCCAACCCGTTTTCCTGCCAAACTTTGCTTCTGGGATAGACACAGACACCTTCCTTGAATTCACCCCTTTCTGATTACCAGCGATTTCGACcctctctctgtttgtttcttcagtCTGTGGGTACCTGCTGAATGTCAGCTCAGTGAAGAGTGTCCTTTCTGCCCTTATCAGTCTGTGAAAATTTCTTGCATATTTGCATATTAATCATTGTCTTTTAGACAACACAGCTATCTGCCCTTGCCTGGAGCTATCTGGTAGCTTTATCTAACCGTCCTGCATTGGATATAATTATATCCAAACAGCCTCCTATGTCCTGTACTCTCAAGGTGACAGTGTCTTGGCTTTTGTTCCTTAGCCTTGTACTTTCAACATTTTCACGGATTGGTGATTTTTATTCCACCTGAAACACACCGTTTCAAGCAGCACGGCTTACCTAGCCCCGCCCCGACTGAACTAGCTCCACCCCGACTAACCTAGCCCCGCCCCGACTAAACTAGCTCCGCCCTCTCCCCTTCCCCGCCCCGCCATGGTGAACTAGCTGGTTATTCCAATACAGATTCTCCATTACTAAAGGTTTCATCATTACCAAGCATCTCAGCCTGGAGTCCATCCAGGTGTCAAGATGAGTCAGAGGTTTGCAAACAGTTGCAGTTAGAAAATGTCTCTACGAAACCTGAGGCTAGGAGGCTCCGACGTGACTGATCTGCAGGGAGGGCTTGCCTGCGGAGAATGTCACATGGAGACACAGGCACAGCGTTTGACAGAAAGGAACAGGTGCTGTGGTACATCCCCAGAGAGCCAGGGCTTGGAGAGAGAGGAATTGGAAACTACCAGCACGCCTGCAGTGCTGGAATATTCCCGGAAGGTAGCCATGATGTCACCCAGCCAAATTCACACACTTCTAAAAGCTATGTGTTGAAATGTGAACACGTATAGCCAGAGGCTCTGGGCCCCGGGTCTGGGATCAAATCCCCCAGTTAGTCATGCCCTGGATGACCTTGATCAGATCAGGCCTCTGATGAAATATGTGTGAGGTAATCCTGGTGAAGCACTTAGCCAGGGGCCGGCATCAATTACATCAGCAAGGCTCTCAATGaaaagcaacaataaaagaaagagtgTATTACGTGATAGACGTGGCATTTCATGAACAGACTCTCTGACCCTCAAGGGATTTGCGAGCTGAAGGAAGAGACAACTTCCAAAAAGAAGTACATCCTAAGAAACCCCCAGACCTTGTGCTAAGAAGTTCCTATGTGCAgaattcagatttttaaaagatagcgTGTTCATCTGAGAAATGGGAGATTCTGAGTGGATTCACATTGCCAAGCTTTAGGAAAGACTTTGAGCGGGGTTAAGCCGAGAACCGTTGCAGGGCACAACACAGCCTGCACAGACGAGGTCTGCACAGGGTGTGGACACTGAGACCAGCAGTGCAGAGGTCAGTGGAAAGGTAGGTTTACTCTGTTCCACTCTTAAAAACCTCTCCAGACGGAGAGAGCTGGTAAGTAGGGAGAGGTTTTGCACACCAAGCAACTCCTGGGCATCAACTCAACGTCCTCCCATTTAACACAGTTCTGACTTCTACCTGGTCAGTCAGTTTTGATCTCATACATTAAAGGGCTCAGTTTAAGATTCTCCCCACTTCAACAATCCGCGAGTCCACGAGTTTTCTGCTTCTGTTGACTGATGAACTTCCGCAATCCAGCAGTCTTTTCCTTGGGTTTCATGATTTGCTGGAATTCAAGGGAGCACTATTCTAATTTTCCTTAATCTATTTCTTCtgactacctacctacctatcttccTTTTTGGAATTGTAAGTTCTCCAAACTCAAGGAAAGCATGGGCTTATGCTCACTGGTTTATGGTGGAAGGTACGCGCTACGGTGAACCCAACTTCACCATTAATCTCTAATCAAAGACATGAAATGTAGTTGACAGGGGACACACCAAGTTCTATGTAAGTCATGCTCGCAAGGCACGTGGGAATCTATGTAACTCGAGGAAGCCACTGTGGCTGGAAAGGGCCAGCGAGGTTGAAGCCCGAGAGGTCATGGGGACAGGTTTTCGCTATAAGATGTAGGGTCATTGGAGAGTCTTCCGTGAAGGCCTGACATGGTTGCGGTTGGCTCTGCTAGCCTCTAGTCTGAAGATGGGCAGCCTGCGAGCCTTGTGACTCAGGTTAGCCTAGGTGAGTTAATTGGACATATCATCCGGCAGCTCGGCCTCTCTCCTCTACTTCTGCTTCTCTGGATTATCTGTGtgtttctcctcttccacctctcctTCGTCTATATCTTTCTGACTATCTACCTATCTTCTTGGCTTGGGTCTtaaattctttacatttttttaaaaagatttattttattttatgtatatgagtacacggtagttatcttcagacacgacagaagagggtatcagatcccattacagatggttgtgagccaccatgtggttgctgggatttgaactcaggtcctctggaagaacagtcagtgctcttaacctctgagtcatctctccagcccaattctttacatttttaaattaattttaagcgtattttgatcatatcctttCCTCTCAGTTCATCCCAGATCCTTCTTGTCTACTTACCCACCCGACTTCATGTTCTCCACCTTCCCTTTCTCaagaaaggaaacaacaacaaaaaaacgaatatcaaaacacaaacttgaaaaaagaaagaaaattaataagaccaaaaaataaatcaaacaaaacaaaaagtacacacacacacacacacacacacacacacacacaacaaaaaacaaacaaacaaaacatggacCTGCGTGTGTTGACTCCTGGCATGTGGCtgatatacccagtgagactccgttggagaaaactgattttcccctCCATCAGGTATCAGTTGTTGCAAGCAGCTTCTTGGTTAGAAGTGGGACTtggcgctcacacacacaccccgccccacccccacccctgctcagtGCTGGGACTCTGTCCGTTTCCGGCTTATGCAGGTGTCGTTCAAGCTGTTTAAATCTCTATACGTGCACGAGTGCATGGAGTCCTGTTGTGCCTGCAAGGCACTGtctccttggagtcatccaccacCCCTGGCTTCCTCCTTCCACCGTCCACCACCTCTTCACTTAGATCCTTAAGCCTTGAGGGGAGGGATTCAATAAAGGGATTCATCCcgtttaggactgagtgttccaaatgGGTCTTGGTGCGGCTTCTCTGACGAGGGCTGAGTGATGCTCTGTGTGCAGGTAAAGCAGGATCCATTTGAATATTAAGCAAGTTAATAATAAAGCAGGAGTCACTGTATTGCTCTGTTTCCCACCTATCTACCTACTACTCCCTTAGGAACTGCAGCCTAGAGAGGAGCAACCCACCGGGCAGTCCCTGTCAGGAGATGCTGTGTGATCTTTTACGATCTCAGGGATCCAGCAAGGAGCACTGTTGAGAGATCGATCCTCCCAGAGGGAGCCATGTTAGCAATAATTGCGAGGCATATACGTTCCAGCTGTGGCCTCAGCAACAGAATGTGAGTTATGCGTTTAAGGGAACGACTCCAGGTCCGAAGTAAAAAGTCCTGGCGCATTACCCTGAAGTAGGTGTGCACATCGGTGCACAGCAGTGGGATCTAATTCTCTCACAGGGCTTCTGCTGTGTGAGGATCGATTTAAATTTCTCACAAAACCACTTTGAATATATGATGCTGTGATAAAGGGTCGCTGCTTTGTTAATATTTACTTGAAGGGATTCCATCCCCGGGGAATATCCAATTCAGCGGGGTGGGCGTGCATTGTGCAGCAGCGAGCTCCACAGAAAGAGATAGGAGGGAAAGGCTTGTTGATGCAGGCTGTAACTCACAACTTGAGACGCAAGAAGAGTTTGAGACTAAGGACTTCTAGTCTGGAAGCCTCTGCGCCCTCCTCACGACCCTCACCCTCTCCACCCCTGATTCTGCTAACGCTCCAGCAAGAGCCCTGGGCACCGAGCCCTCACCAGCCTCGGAGCTCCGGGCACCCCCACACCCCCGGCCTCGCTCAGCGCTGTGCGCAACCGGGCTCTTCTGGCATGGGATAGAGTGGAGTGAGACCAGGAGCACCTGGTGAGAGTAGGCGATCGCGGGTTGAGGAGGCCGGAGGCGGGTCGAGCGGGTCGGGAGGCGGGGCCGGGAAAGTTCGCGGCGGCCGCGGAGGGCTGGGCTGGCCGCCACCGAACCGTAAAAGGCTGGGGCGGGCGGGGTGGGTGTGGCCGTGCGCGGTGAGTTGAGCCCTGCACCGGGACTCTTATTCTCCCGCAGCCTCTCAGCCATGGGCGCTGTCTGGTCAGCCCTGCTGGTCGGCGGGGGCCTGGCCGGAGCGCTCATCCTGTGGCTGTTGCGGAGCGACTCTGGGGCCCCGGGGAAAGACGGGGGTGCGGAGCCGCTGAAAGACGCACCTCCAGGGGAGGCTGCGGCCCCGGGAGGCGGtccgggtggtggtggcagtggcggcCTGAGCCCTGAATCTTCCTATCGGGAGCTGGTCTCCAAAGCAGGTATTCTTCCTCCTCTCGAGCCAGTTGTTTTCACGTTCCCcggggaaggggaaatgaaaggCACCTGGAGCTGTGCGGGTGGGTTCTGGTGGACCAGCTTCCCCGACCCCGGACTGAACCCTCTTCAGTCCTCATCGCGTTCCGGGGCTGTCCTGTCCTGGAGTAGCCACGCGGGTCCTCCAGAGGCCGCGCCCAACTCCTGCGGCCTCAGCGAGCACGGGCTCCTCCGCCTGGCCGCGCTTGGCGCAGTGCACACGAGGCTGGCTTGAGGGGCATCTCACAACAATTTCAGTTTCTGATAGAGCAGGGAGGGACACcctctgagttccagtcctgacatACCACAGCCCTCTTTAGATCTGGGGCTCATGAGCGTTGAGCACTCACGTCTACATCTGGACAGTCCTTCTTAGACTTGGGTCACGAAGGCCACTGTAGCTAGTAAGGCTGTGCGCTGGCCGCGTGGACACTTAAAACAGCCCAGGGTGGTGGCCTACGAGGGAATCCAACTCATGAGAATTGTCACCTAAGTTTAAACCGTCATTTTGGAGATCCTGCAGCAGGCAATCAGTGCGCACTGGCATAAACCCTTAGCTCCTGTGCCCTTTGCCAGCTGCCTGGCAGAACTTATTTTTAGTGGTCATTTGTAGCTACTCCGTGAAAAACCTTTCCTACAGCTCatctgttttcttcagaaaattgggaattcaGAGTAATAGTTGTTGACACCTCACTTCAAAGCTCACCCTTAAAAAGAGGCAAAAATGTAGCAAGAGTTCTCCCAACCCCTTGCTGATTTATGGTTTTAGGGTGTTTGGGCCTGTAGGAGAGGTAGCCAGGAAGGAAGCAGGTTTTTAGAGGACTTGGATGTATGCTTTTAAGAACAGTTGTCATAACTGTGTGTACTtataaaggggagggggtgggatagaaAAATCTCGTGCTTGTTGAATGAagactttctttttccctcaacacccctcccccccaattcTGCTCAGTATTCCTCACAGACTGCTCTGTTGCTATGCCCTCCTGTTAGCTGGAGCTGGCCCCCACGTCTTACATTCACTTTGAGGGAGTTCAGGTGTCCTCTCTGGTGCAGGGTAGCCTTGTTCCACAGAAGCCATCGGCATGTTTGGCTGGGCCTTGTGCTAAGTTCCTGCCCTAACCCTtggacagcatttttttttttttaaatgacagagcCAAGTGGTTTAACTCTGGATACCTGCCAGCATGGTCTGGACTGTGGGAGACTTTGCAACTTGCCATTTCATTCTCTCTCATGGTGTTCACTGGGACTCCCGAGTTTGCTTTTGATCATTGGCTCTACACGTGTGCTCTTAGAGCAGGAATGGGAATGTGCAAATAGGTACAAACAGGGCCTTGAACTGCACCTAGAGAGACAACAGCAACCAGTTTCCTGAAGTTTCCTTTGGAACCACCTAATGTTACTGCACTCTCCTTTCTTAGAGCATCTTCGAGAGAGCAATGGACATTTGATTTCTGAGAGCAAAGATCTTGGTAACCTGACGGAAGCACAGAGACTGCAGAATGTTGGCAATGCCAGAGAATATGTTCCTGTGGGAAAGGTTCCAGATACACACTCCAGAGCTAACTCTGAAACGTCAAGAAATCAAAGCCCAGAATCTTGTGTAGGCGAATGGAGACTCCCCAAAGGACAAGAAACAGCTGTTAAAGTAGCGGGCAGTGTGGCTGAGAAGCTGCCCTCCAGCAGCCCGCTCATGGACAGAGCTGAAGCAGCCAGCCTTGCACAGTCGGCAGGCCACGAGGACTGGGAAGTGGTGTCTAGGCACTCGTCTTGGGGGAGTGTTGGTTTGGGTGGCAGTCTTGAGGCTTCTAGGTTAAGTCTAAATCAGGGAATGGACGAGAGCAGAAACAGCCTCgtgggaggaggctgggagggagatgggaaggtgGTGTCTGTGAAACCTCGGCAGGTCAGCATCCAGTTCAAGGTGCACTACACCACAAGCACTGACGTGCAGTTCATTGCAGTAACTGGAGACCACGAGAGTCTCGGGGGATGGAACACATACATCCCACTCCACTACTGCAAGGATGGGCTCTGGTCTCATTCCGTCTTCCTGCCTGCGGACACAGTGGTAGAGTGGAAGTTTGTGTTGGTAGAGAATAAGGAAGTTACTCGCTGGGAAGAATGCAGCAATAGACGCCTACAGACTGGCCATGAGGATAAAGTGGTTCATGGGTGGTGGGGCATTCACTGACTCGGCTTCCAGAGCATCCAAGAGGCTGCAGCAGAACTCGGAAGAGGCTAAGGCTGTAGAGCACAGCGTAGTTTAAAGGCGGTGTTATTCTAATTGTAGCCATCAGGGTTCCTTCAGATTTGCTAGTGTGGCTTTTGTCCAAAATGTAGGAAGATGTATGCATGCAGATAATGCTTCCTGTAGGCTGGCAGTTGTCCCTCGTTGTATCGACTGGCTTGTGCTGACACATCATGACTTGAGGGATCGATCATCCTGGGTAGTTGCTTTGGCTATGCCTGAGGTGTGGACTACACATGGGCAAGGAGAAACTAACCAACTGCAAGGGTAAAAGGCCCCCTTAGGAGCTCTTAGACTAGGAAGACTACGACCTCATCATACACAGCTAAAGCAACGCTGTTTACACTGATGATGGCATCGTAGGGACCTGTGACCAGTAAGTGAAACTCCGAGGCTCCCTGTTAGTCTCTGCCTTTTTAACTGCTGAGGAGAGGTGGGACATAGCAGCTGTGTCTGTCTTAGTGGTTGGCAGCCCTGTTGAGAGTTgggcatccaggaagcagagcctgAGGGATTGGGGTGTGAGATGCTGAGGCTTGAAGGGTATAGTTCTTTAGGACCGAGAGTAACAGGGCCAAGTCTGAGGCACCCCTCCTTTACCCACAGTGCCCTGGTCAGACGTCTCTGCTCACTGCCCTGCCCCACTCCTAGGTCTCAGCAAATGGACTGCCCCAGAGACCTTTTCCATCTGTTAACTCTTCACTCTCCTGACATACCAGCGAGTAAATACCTACATAGGACCATGGTACAGAAGATTGTCTATGCTCTGAGAAGAAATAGTTAAGCTTTAAGTTatgactgaataaataaatcccaAGTTTTACTATCTTTATTCAATGTCTCAGTTATTTGTCTCAATTTTAGCACTATAACCTAGatataaaataactattttacaTATAGAGAAAAGCAAGCCTCAAAAGTTATAGCAGATGCCATATGGGGAGTCTTTTCCTTCCCCTggagaaagttttaaatttttttttttatttttggagaaagtcttaaatatttttaaaaactttgctTAGAAGGGGGTTTTTGAGGTGGAGTTTCTTGCAACATAGGCTTAGCCAAGGATGCCCTGAAACTGGTCCACCTGCCTACACTTTTCAATCCTGGAATTACGGGCATGTGCCGCCGCCGTATCCAGTTCTATGCAAGCACTCCCCAACTGAGCTACAGGCAAGCTTTGCTGTTTTCAAACAGgggagcccagactggcctggcaCTCCCTagatagctaaggatgacctttcACAGCTGATTCTCCACCTTAAACGAGCAAACAAAGCGCGTTAGTCCAGATTCACTGAACGCAGCATCAGGACATGTGTTTGGAGGCTTTGGGCTCTCAGCAGTTTTGAGCCGAAACCCATGCGTTCTGCTTGTGGATCTCGCAATGAGAGCCACACAAGACACTGGCCATTAATTCACAAAGTTCAAGCATCCCTATGaagtaaaacaatttaaataagaGTCTCTAGAATTCTATTTATAGTTGCCTGATGAAATTTAAGTTAACCTTTCATTAAAGCCCATTGACTTAAAAaatcacggggctggagagatggttcagtggttaagggcactgactgctcttccagaggtcctgagttcaattaaaattgttttaaaacaaagaagcCATGCTATGTATATACACTTATGTCATTTATACTTAAATGCAAATCTGTTTCAATGGTTGTTTGATAACTTTGTTGAGAGCAGCACAGGGCTCCCCTGAGAGAGCATGTACACCCTCCTCAGAGCCCCTGCTGGCTGCTTTGTCAGTCAGCGGTATCAGGTCTTCTGGGCAGCATCTTCCTTCCTTGTAGAGTCCTTCAGACCCCCTTCTGCCTGTGGTGCCACCTTGAGGGCCCTCCCCATCCATGGCATCCAGTCTGTGGGAGGAAAATAACTTGAGAAAACTCCACAGATTCAGTATTAACACTCTGACCTGAAGGTAGCCCACAGCTCTGTTCATTCTGCCTGTGGGAACTGGCTAGGTGACTGTCTGTAGAGGTGAGGGATGGACGTGGGGCTGCAACTTGGCCTCCAGCTAAGCAGTGTGTCTCCATGACAACGGTGTACTTGGAAGTGGGAGAACACATTTTGGGAACATTAACCCTGCCACATTGTCTCTAATATTTGGCACAAGTGGAACTCTTACCTATCTGTCCTTGCCTCAGTAGATTTGGTTTGCATACAAATACTCCcagtttattaaaatttaatcaaGGTAGACTGTATTAATTCAATGTAGAAGTTACCTACTCATTTGTTAAAGAGTaacaaagtattttctttctttagtttatgCAAGAGAAGAGATTTCTAAGTTTTGATTGGGGGCACCAAAGTTTTGTTGATTACTGATATTGACAGAACAaacactgagttcaaggtcaccaaAAAAGACTGGTGTTTGTCCAGCATGCTGGAATTTGTCCTTCTGTTCTTGGCTCTGCACCCCTTTATACCATCTGAACATGTTCCCCTGGCTCCTGAAACTCAGAATTTGttaaagcaggaaaaaaatgactctactacctcagaaccagtaaaataatttaaaacaattataccACCATGCTAGAATTagcataaattaatataatatatgaatactCTCAAATCTAACTGAAAGTGTTCCAAGTTTTACTGTGACAGCATTCAAGaagtttatttcaaaatagtGTACAGGACAGGgtatcttttattaaatttcacataaaaagaaaaaagtttgcaGGGCACTAATTATAAGGAACACCACGATTAATCGTATGTCAGCTCTTTGTAGACAGCAGGCAAGCAACTCATCATTTCAGTAACATCTTTTCCTGGTCTTTCACTTTCTGAATTCTCTTCTCTTGATTTCTGATCATTGAAGACATTGCTGAAATATCAATAAAAGGAAGTTAGATTATAAAGTCAACTCAGGTTTTGAACCCCTTCACTCACCTTCAAGGATGAGCTGTCAGCCTGCAGAACAGACCCACTCTGACCTGAGGTGCATGCCACTTCACCTCAGTGCACTCCCATGACTAAGGTAGCAGCCTCCAGGAAGCAGGGCCAGATAACAGGGCAGAAATCAAGCACCTCAGGGAGGTAACAGAAGAAAgccttctgtccttccatctcTGGGGCCAAAATCCATGACTGTCAGTAGTTTGGGGagcttctctgtgctcctgtGCGCACGCACACAAATGGAGATacctgtatggttttggcttctgctcgtgctggggactaaactcaCAGTCTTATGCATGCTAGGACATCTCCACATCAAGTTCCACCTGCAGCCCTGTAGTTTCAGTTTTGATAAATTGATAAAACCCTCCGAAGACATTTGTTCAGAATGTCAAGTGCTTTCTTGCCAGGCATTGCCTCTGGCCCAGGCACCATCCTCTGAGACAGATGCCGCATGTCTCCCAAACAACCAGATGCCTCTGGGGGGGCACAAGCAGGATGAACTCGGAAAGTGTGGATGTAAGAGGGACCCCAAACAATCTATGTTCCTTAAAAAAACCTCACAATAATACTGGCAGTGCAAAATGTTTTCTTACTGCTCAGAGAGAGCTGGGCTAACACAACTCACTTGAGACTTTCTTTAACAGCAATGTCCTGTGACCTCAGTATGTTAAAGGATGTAGGCCTCCGCGTCAGAAATAGCAAGCGTCAAGCCTCAGCTCTACGGTTCACTGCGTGACATGGGACTTACTGTGTCCTCATTTTCTTTGAGAACGATAATAGAACCCACACTCCCATGCGGTGTGAAGGCTG
The sequence above is a segment of the Rattus rattus isolate New Zealand chromosome 11, Rrattus_CSIRO_v1, whole genome shotgun sequence genome. Coding sequences within it:
- the Stbd1 gene encoding starch-binding domain-containing protein 1; translated protein: MGAVWSALLVGGGLAGALILWLLRSDSGAPGKDGGAEPLKDAPPGEAAAPGGGPGGGGSGGLSPESSYRELVSKAEHLRESNGHLISESKDLGNLTEAQRLQNVGNAREYVPVGKVPDTHSRANSETSRNQSPESCVGEWRLPKGQETAVKVAGSVAEKLPSSSPLMDRAEAASLAQSAGHEDWEVVSRHSSWGSVGLGGSLEASRLSLNQGMDESRNSLVGGGWEGDGKVVSVKPRQVSIQFKVHYTTSTDVQFIAVTGDHESLGGWNTYIPLHYCKDGLWSHSVFLPADTVVEWKFVLVENKEVTRWEECSNRRLQTGHEDKVVHGWWGIH